Proteins found in one Paenibacillus borealis genomic segment:
- a CDS encoding WG repeat-containing protein: MLRIKLNELGKGNDNGLIQTEVWRWDGIGWNECIPQQEEDFIRADDDLFVTIPAEAGLYRVDYSKKPLEALIVLPEVDASGLRAELLHPAPFRLKEGTLWGYINNDGRTVIEPRYDYAEDFQENGLAVVQRKNYSGLIDSSGREKVKPLYSFIAPFAEGRAVVSDAKGYTFIDEKGKEVTSARYDYLNSLHEGRALFSKQNTTGGNSLYGYLDAQGKEVLPAVYLDAGDFKDGTALVKIAEGEYALIDLQGTVLHTYKYPFVGYPGEGLLAFQATENGKYGYLHTDGSIAIQPQFTAALPFSEGRAVINTAEDYGNAYGLIDKQGKAIIPATYYEVQQLGENRVALGTPVYADQPYRGSRYVIADALTGRILSTHPLLGVNNYQNGLASVYDAKDTYFIDKSGKKAAQPPVIAGSGSLSFSGDLIRADVDQRTAYYDRRGKQVWRQNGVIPLRPPYSVLEKKYKPNRDYLVYYPVVEGIAVAEISKSVNDKLRSLSLAEGAGTGGAGQDFSYTGDFAVSYFRKNLLVLELSGYRFPFGAAHGMPTMIYEHINLRTGKFYTLSDLFKPGSKYVQKLSEIVGKQIANDPQYSYVFPDTYKGITADQPFYVDGEALYLYFAPYEIAPYAAGFPTFRIPYAEIMGLISTEGEFWQSFH, translated from the coding sequence ATGCTGAGGATTAAGCTGAACGAGCTGGGAAAAGGGAATGACAATGGTCTGATTCAGACAGAGGTATGGCGGTGGGACGGGATCGGCTGGAACGAATGTATCCCGCAGCAGGAGGAGGATTTCATCCGTGCGGATGATGATCTGTTCGTGACGATCCCGGCAGAGGCGGGATTATACCGTGTAGACTACTCCAAAAAGCCGCTGGAGGCGCTTATCGTGCTTCCGGAGGTAGATGCCAGCGGGCTGCGGGCGGAGCTGCTGCATCCGGCTCCTTTTAGGCTTAAAGAGGGAACGTTGTGGGGCTATATCAATAACGACGGACGGACTGTGATCGAGCCCAGATATGACTATGCGGAGGATTTTCAGGAGAACGGCCTGGCGGTAGTGCAGCGCAAGAATTACAGCGGTCTGATTGACAGCTCCGGGCGGGAGAAGGTCAAACCGTTATATTCCTTTATTGCCCCGTTTGCCGAAGGGCGGGCTGTGGTTTCGGATGCCAAAGGCTACACTTTTATCGATGAGAAAGGCAAAGAGGTTACGTCTGCGCGCTATGACTATCTGAATTCGCTGCATGAAGGCCGCGCGCTGTTCTCCAAGCAGAATACAACGGGGGGGAACTCCCTCTACGGTTACCTGGACGCTCAGGGCAAAGAGGTGCTGCCGGCGGTGTATCTGGATGCCGGGGATTTCAAGGACGGAACGGCTCTGGTCAAAATAGCAGAAGGAGAGTACGCGCTGATCGATCTCCAGGGAACAGTGCTGCATACTTACAAATATCCGTTCGTGGGATATCCGGGGGAAGGTCTGCTGGCTTTTCAGGCTACGGAGAACGGGAAATACGGTTACCTCCATACAGACGGCAGCATTGCCATCCAGCCGCAGTTTACGGCAGCCTTGCCTTTCTCGGAAGGACGGGCGGTGATCAACACAGCTGAGGATTACGGCAATGCTTACGGCCTGATTGACAAGCAGGGCAAAGCCATTATTCCGGCGACTTACTATGAAGTCCAGCAGCTGGGTGAGAACCGGGTTGCGCTTGGAACACCGGTCTATGCCGATCAGCCGTACCGGGGTTCGCGCTATGTGATTGCCGATGCGCTTACAGGAAGAATTCTCAGCACCCATCCGCTGCTCGGGGTGAACAATTATCAGAACGGGCTCGCGTCGGTGTATGATGCCAAGGATACGTACTTCATCGATAAAAGCGGCAAAAAAGCCGCTCAGCCGCCGGTCATTGCAGGCTCCGGATCTCTATCCTTCAGCGGCGATCTGATCCGTGCGGATGTGGACCAGCGTACTGCCTACTATGACCGCAGAGGCAAGCAGGTATGGCGGCAGAATGGTGTAATACCGCTCAGACCGCCGTACTCCGTGCTGGAGAAGAAATATAAACCGAACAGGGATTACCTGGTTTACTATCCGGTAGTAGAAGGAATTGCTGTCGCTGAGATATCCAAATCAGTAAATGATAAGCTGCGCAGTCTCTCTCTCGCAGAAGGAGCAGGAACTGGCGGAGCGGGGCAGGATTTCAGCTATACGGGGGATTTTGCCGTATCCTACTTCCGCAAGAACCTGCTGGTGCTGGAGCTCAGCGGATACCGCTTTCCGTTTGGAGCGGCACATGGGATGCCGACTATGATCTATGAGCACATCAATTTGCGCACCGGCAAATTTTACACACTGAGTGATCTGTTCAAGCCCGGCAGCAAATATGTGCAGAAGCTCAGTGAAATTGTCGGGAAGCAGATTGCGAATGATCCGCAGTACTCCTATGTTTTTCCGGATACGTACAAGGGCATTACGGCTGACCAGCCTTTTTATGTGGATGGCGAAGCGCTGTATCTCTATTTTGCCCCTTATGAAATTGCTCCGTATGCTGCGGGCTTTCCTACATTCCGGATTCCGTATGCCGAAATTATGGGCCTGATCTCGACCGAGGGAGAATTCTGGCAGTCCTTTCATTAA
- the mglC gene encoding galactose/methyl galactoside ABC transporter permease MglC, translated as MNVKKAQSFVTQNAIYIVLVLLIMGIIIYEPSFMSINTLRDVLIQSSTRVIIALGVAFILITAGTDLSAGRVVGFTAVISASMLQIPDYSRRFFPDLPQVQVWLPILIAIVAGLLCGLINGVIVSKLNVPPFIATLGTMLIVYGLNSLYFDMDPNQSQPIGGLRPDFTKIGSGFIGSGQYSIPYIVLIALAVAAVVWVLFNKTKLGKNMYAIGGNMQAAKVSGINVSKNLIYIYAIAGALYGLAGVLEAARTGGATNNYGNMYELDAIAACVVGGVSTTGGIGTVPGVLVGVIIFTLINYGLTFIGISPYYQLIIKGLIIIAAVSFDMRKYSSKK; from the coding sequence ATGAACGTTAAAAAAGCTCAGTCCTTTGTGACTCAAAACGCAATTTACATCGTGCTGGTACTGCTGATTATGGGAATCATCATATATGAACCAAGCTTCATGTCCATCAACACCCTGCGTGACGTACTGATTCAGTCGTCAACACGCGTTATCATCGCACTTGGGGTTGCCTTTATCCTCATCACTGCCGGTACCGACTTGTCCGCAGGCCGTGTGGTAGGGTTCACAGCGGTTATCTCAGCTTCGATGCTGCAGATACCGGATTACTCACGCCGCTTCTTCCCTGATCTGCCGCAAGTGCAGGTTTGGCTTCCCATCCTGATCGCCATCGTTGCCGGTCTGCTCTGCGGGCTCATCAACGGGGTCATCGTCTCCAAGCTTAACGTTCCGCCATTTATCGCAACCCTGGGTACCATGCTCATCGTGTACGGTTTGAACTCCCTGTACTTCGATATGGACCCTAACCAATCGCAGCCTATCGGCGGTCTGCGTCCTGACTTCACCAAAATCGGCTCCGGCTTTATCGGCAGCGGCCAATATTCAATACCTTACATCGTTCTCATAGCCCTGGCGGTCGCGGCCGTCGTGTGGGTACTCTTTAACAAAACTAAGCTGGGCAAAAACATGTACGCTATCGGCGGCAACATGCAGGCTGCCAAGGTTTCCGGTATCAACGTGTCCAAGAACCTGATCTACATCTATGCTATCGCTGGTGCCCTCTACGGTCTGGCGGGTGTGCTTGAAGCTGCAAGAACAGGCGGAGCTACTAACAACTATGGTAACATGTACGAGCTTGACGCCATCGCGGCTTGCGTAGTCGGCGGCGTATCCACTACAGGCGGTATCGGTACCGTTCCGGGCGTCCTGGTCGGTGTTATCATCTTCACCCTGATCAACTACGGTCTGACCTTCATCGGAATCAGCCCTTACTACCAGCTGATCATCAAAGGCCTCATCATCATCGCCGCTGTATCGTTCGATATGCGTAAATATTCTTCGAAGAAATAA
- a CDS encoding sugar ABC transporter ATP-binding protein, whose protein sequence is MANAEFLLEMNGITKEFPGVKALDGVSIKVRPGSVHALMGENGAGKSTLMKCLFGIYSPDAGEIFLEGQKATITNSNDALKHGISMIHQELHPVPFRSVMENIWLGRFPTKGIGPIQFIDHKKMFTDTENLFKDLDIDLNPETLVGKLSVSKVQSIEIAKAVSFHSRVIVMDEPTSSLTSVEVEHLFRIIRDLQKRGVAIIYISHKMEEILEISDEVTIMRDGKKIGTWPSAELTTDLIISKMVGRDLTNRFPERSNVPGEVYMKVEGLTSPEPRSFKDVSFELRRGEILGVGGLVGAQRTEVIEALFGLRAIKSGSISIEGKKVKINSPQDAKKHGLALLTEERRVTGIFPVLSVHENGAIANLDHYKTPYFLLNGRKKKAEVDKMIEKLRTKTPTTKTQIMNLSGGNQQKVLLARWLLTEPEVLLLDEPTRGIDVGAKFEIYTIIADLAKQGKSIIMISSEMPELLGMSDRVMVMSEGRLTGILEGEQATETEVMRLAAQH, encoded by the coding sequence ATGGCAAATGCTGAGTTTTTGCTGGAAATGAACGGAATTACTAAAGAATTTCCCGGCGTTAAGGCGCTGGACGGAGTCAGCATAAAGGTTAGACCGGGTTCGGTTCATGCACTTATGGGCGAGAACGGGGCAGGCAAGTCGACACTGATGAAATGTCTCTTTGGAATCTATTCACCGGATGCCGGTGAGATCTTCTTGGAAGGCCAAAAAGCAACAATCACCAACTCTAACGATGCACTTAAGCATGGAATCTCGATGATTCACCAGGAGCTGCACCCAGTACCTTTCCGCAGTGTCATGGAGAACATCTGGCTAGGACGTTTTCCGACCAAGGGCATCGGGCCGATTCAGTTCATTGACCACAAAAAAATGTTCACGGACACGGAAAATTTATTTAAAGATCTGGATATCGATCTGAATCCCGAAACTTTGGTGGGCAAGCTGTCCGTATCCAAGGTCCAATCCATTGAAATCGCGAAGGCTGTCTCTTTTCATTCACGCGTTATTGTCATGGATGAACCAACCTCTTCCTTAACCAGTGTAGAAGTTGAGCATTTGTTCCGGATTATCCGCGATCTGCAAAAAAGAGGCGTAGCTATTATCTATATATCTCACAAGATGGAAGAAATTCTTGAAATCTCTGATGAAGTAACCATCATGCGCGACGGCAAAAAGATCGGTACCTGGCCTTCGGCTGAGCTTACGACCGATTTGATTATCTCCAAAATGGTCGGCCGCGATCTTACTAACCGCTTCCCTGAACGCTCGAATGTTCCTGGCGAAGTCTATATGAAGGTGGAAGGCTTGACTTCACCGGAGCCGAGATCGTTCAAGGATGTATCGTTTGAGCTCAGACGTGGTGAAATTCTCGGTGTCGGCGGTCTCGTCGGTGCGCAGAGAACAGAGGTTATTGAAGCATTGTTCGGACTCCGCGCCATTAAATCCGGTTCCATCTCGATTGAAGGCAAGAAGGTGAAGATCAACTCGCCGCAGGATGCCAAGAAACATGGCCTGGCTCTATTGACTGAGGAACGCCGTGTAACCGGTATCTTCCCGGTACTGTCCGTTCATGAGAACGGCGCTATTGCCAACCTTGACCATTATAAGACGCCTTATTTCCTGCTGAACGGCAGAAAGAAGAAGGCTGAAGTCGATAAAATGATCGAGAAGCTGCGCACCAAGACACCAACCACCAAAACGCAGATTATGAATCTCTCCGGCGGTAACCAGCAGAAAGTGCTGCTGGCCAGATGGCTGCTAACAGAGCCTGAAGTCCTGCTGCTGGATGAGCCGACACGCGGGATTGACGTCGGTGCCAAATTTGAAATCTATACCATCATTGCCGACCTGGCGAAGCAGGGGAAGAGCATTATCATGATTTCTTCGGAAATGCCTGAGCTGCTGGGGATGTCTGACCGTGTAATGGTCATGTCGGAAGGACGGCTTACAGGAATACTAGAAGGCGAGCAAGCTACGGAAACCGAAGTTATGCGTCTCGCTGCACAGCATTAA
- a CDS encoding galactose ABC transporter substrate-binding protein: MKKITSVLLASALLGAALAGCGGNNNNAADTGNKANTGNAAATANSGSAAETPKVGVAIYKFDDTFMTGVRNAIDTAAKGIATVDIVDSQNSQPTQNDKVDLFVTKKYDGMLINPVDRTAAGVIIDKAKTADIPVVFLNREPLPEDMKKWDKVYYVGAKAEESGTMSGQLIVDYWKAHPEADKNGDGVLQYVMLKGEPGHQDAELRTTYSIQAIEDAGIKVEKLAEDTAMWDRVKGQEKMAAFLGSHGDKIEAVLANNDDMALGAIEALKAQGYFTGDKYMPVVGVDATAPAVQALQDGTMLGTVLNDANNQGKAAIVLASLLAKGETPTKENVGFDITDNQYVWISYKKITKDNVADAQ; encoded by the coding sequence ATGAAAAAAATCACTTCCGTTTTACTTGCTAGTGCATTGCTGGGTGCTGCTCTCGCAGGCTGCGGCGGCAATAACAACAACGCTGCTGACACTGGTAACAAAGCTAACACAGGCAACGCTGCTGCAACTGCAAACTCCGGTTCCGCTGCTGAAACTCCAAAGGTTGGCGTAGCGATCTACAAATTCGACGATACTTTCATGACGGGTGTCCGTAACGCAATCGATACTGCTGCCAAAGGCATCGCTACTGTAGATATCGTAGACAGCCAGAACTCCCAGCCTACACAAAATGATAAGGTGGATTTGTTCGTCACCAAAAAATATGACGGCATGCTGATCAACCCGGTTGACCGCACAGCTGCAGGCGTTATCATCGACAAAGCAAAAACAGCTGACATTCCGGTTGTCTTCCTGAACCGCGAACCGCTTCCTGAAGATATGAAGAAATGGGATAAAGTTTACTATGTAGGCGCCAAAGCAGAAGAGTCCGGCACGATGTCCGGCCAGCTGATCGTTGACTACTGGAAAGCTCACCCTGAAGCTGACAAGAACGGCGACGGCGTGCTGCAATACGTAATGCTCAAAGGCGAACCGGGACACCAGGATGCTGAGCTGCGTACCACTTACTCCATCCAGGCTATCGAAGATGCAGGCATCAAGGTTGAGAAACTCGCTGAAGATACTGCAATGTGGGATCGCGTAAAAGGACAAGAAAAAATGGCAGCCTTCCTCGGCTCCCACGGCGACAAGATTGAAGCCGTTCTTGCCAACAACGATGACATGGCTCTTGGTGCAATCGAAGCTCTGAAAGCTCAAGGCTACTTCACTGGCGACAAATACATGCCGGTAGTAGGTGTTGATGCAACTGCTCCAGCGGTTCAGGCACTGCAAGACGGAACGATGCTCGGTACTGTATTGAACGATGCCAACAACCAGGGTAAAGCGGCAATCGTCCTGGCTTCACTGCTGGCTAAAGGCGAAACCCCTACCAAAGAAAACGTAGGCTTCGACATCACTGACAACCAATACGTATGGATCTCCTACAAAAAGATCACTAAAGACAACGTAGCTGACGCTCAATAA
- a CDS encoding substrate-binding domain-containing protein, whose product MRNIRFWLTLLLCGVLWISVSSCFNSSPAYISTNKTRNIHLIVKMNKGDYWNTVKLGADAAAKEFNVKLTFKAPDSESDIDEQVGMVEDSIKEKADVIILAASSYMGLAQVVDQAAYYKIPVISVDAEVGSARVQAYVGSNGYEAGQKSAERLIQLLQGYGEIGIINFTNSSLNVAPDSSGSIDYGARDADEREKGFLNYAARYPNVKVVQIAYTSSSTVEAEALTREMLKKHPNLRGIATLNEIASQGAAKVIQSLSLDNIKMVAFDSSPSMMESLQDGTVQATVIQNPFSNGYLAVKYAVEALEGVAIPERVDTGTKLIDLENMLWPENQKLLFPFVR is encoded by the coding sequence GTGAGAAACATACGTTTTTGGCTGACCCTGCTGCTGTGCGGGGTGCTCTGGATCTCCGTGTCCTCCTGCTTCAATTCGTCGCCTGCTTATATCAGTACGAACAAGACACGTAATATCCATCTTATCGTCAAGATGAACAAAGGGGACTACTGGAACACGGTGAAGCTGGGGGCGGATGCTGCAGCGAAGGAATTCAATGTCAAGCTGACGTTCAAAGCGCCGGATTCGGAGAGTGATATCGATGAGCAGGTGGGGATGGTGGAGGACTCCATTAAGGAGAAAGCGGATGTTATTATTCTCGCTGCCAGCAGTTACATGGGGCTTGCCCAGGTCGTAGACCAGGCTGCATATTACAAAATTCCGGTGATCTCAGTCGATGCGGAAGTCGGATCGGCCAGAGTACAGGCCTATGTGGGCTCGAACGGTTATGAAGCCGGACAGAAGTCTGCGGAGCGGCTGATTCAGCTTTTGCAGGGATATGGCGAGATCGGGATTATTAACTTCACCAATTCCTCCTTGAATGTTGCGCCGGACTCCAGCGGCAGCATTGATTACGGTGCACGGGATGCGGATGAGCGCGAGAAAGGGTTCCTGAACTACGCAGCCCGTTATCCGAATGTCAAGGTAGTGCAGATCGCCTACACTTCCTCAAGTACGGTGGAGGCGGAAGCCCTGACCCGGGAGATGCTGAAGAAGCATCCTAATCTGCGCGGGATTGCCACGTTGAATGAAATTGCTTCCCAGGGTGCAGCCAAAGTCATACAAAGCTTAAGTTTGGACAATATAAAGATGGTTGCGTTTGACAGCTCACCCTCTATGATGGAATCGCTGCAGGATGGCACTGTGCAGGCGACCGTCATCCAGAACCCTTTCAGCAACGGGTATTTAGCCGTGAAATACGCCGTAGAAGCGCTTGAAGGTGTGGCTATCCCGGAACGGGTGGACACAGGCACCAAGCTGATTGATCTGGAAAATATGCTGTGGCCTGAGAACCAGAAGCTGCTTTTCCCTTTTGTCAGATAG
- a CDS encoding sensor histidine kinase: protein MTKPKGTFFPLRPQSRKRGKIRLSSKLRSIQLIITLTFTAVTVAVAVIVSIMLYGKFANTAEENANLNMQQIIEQVNYNLELYVKGMGSIFATAEKQITTSQSIDSPLLYERMDTLMSSREDLVSVAVFTPQGKYVVGTPGQSMRLNTQLESQSWFTTAKRTSEISYSAPHIQNLFKGRYTWVVSISKMIQYRENGELKTGVLLLDFNFRTIDELSRQVKLGKRGYAYILDPLGNIVYHPQQQLIYAGLKYENVEPVLEYAFRSYLDESTGEKRFITVRTLAQTGWKIVGVAYYDEIVTTKRDLNQFLSWFLAVVLVCVIAVSVFLSWLIASPIRKLERTVKQVGEGDLNTPINVSGAYEVEQLSKRFNMMLQRIRQLMDQIIYEQETKRKGELEVLQSQINPHFLYNTLNSVIRLAERGKTDEVVTMIQSLSKFFRISLSKGKNIITIQEELDHIRHYLVIQSFRFKNKFRYEITAQDEVLQYQTVKLILQPIVENALYHGIEMMPDEGLISISAELKDGLIIITVSDNGLGMSKETMNVILSGGVKSGSGSGVGVRNVHERIGLYYGREYGLTFQSEIEEGTIVTIVFPARLAGEGMEEQKEETNR from the coding sequence ATGACCAAGCCGAAAGGTACTTTCTTCCCGCTCCGCCCGCAGTCCCGCAAGAGAGGCAAAATCCGCCTGTCTTCCAAGCTGCGGAGTATCCAGCTCATTATTACCCTGACCTTTACGGCGGTCACTGTAGCCGTTGCAGTGATCGTCAGCATTATGCTGTACGGCAAGTTCGCCAATACGGCGGAGGAGAATGCCAATCTCAACATGCAGCAGATTATCGAGCAGGTGAATTATAATCTGGAGCTCTATGTTAAGGGGATGGGCAGCATTTTTGCGACAGCGGAGAAGCAGATCACAACGAGTCAATCGATTGACTCTCCGCTGCTCTACGAACGTATGGACACACTTATGAGCAGCCGCGAGGATCTCGTATCCGTGGCTGTTTTTACACCCCAGGGCAAATATGTGGTGGGTACACCGGGACAAAGCATGCGCCTGAACACACAGCTGGAGAGCCAGAGCTGGTTCACCACAGCCAAGCGGACCTCGGAGATATCCTACTCTGCCCCGCATATTCAGAATTTGTTCAAAGGACGGTATACCTGGGTCGTATCGATCAGCAAAATGATTCAATACAGGGAGAACGGGGAGCTGAAAACCGGTGTTCTGCTGCTGGATTTCAATTTCAGGACAATCGATGAGCTAAGCCGGCAAGTGAAGCTCGGTAAAAGAGGATACGCTTACATTCTCGATCCGCTGGGGAATATCGTCTACCATCCGCAGCAGCAGCTGATCTATGCCGGACTTAAATATGAGAATGTGGAGCCGGTGCTGGAATATGCCTTCCGCAGCTATCTGGATGAATCGACCGGAGAGAAGCGGTTTATTACCGTGCGTACATTGGCCCAGACCGGCTGGAAGATAGTCGGAGTCGCCTATTACGATGAGATTGTCACGACCAAACGCGATCTGAATCAATTTCTCTCCTGGTTCCTCGCAGTTGTCCTGGTGTGTGTAATTGCGGTGTCGGTGTTCCTGTCCTGGCTGATTGCCAGTCCGATCCGCAAGCTGGAGCGCACCGTCAAGCAGGTGGGAGAGGGAGATCTCAATACCCCGATCAATGTGAGCGGCGCTTATGAGGTGGAGCAGCTGTCCAAACGCTTCAATATGATGCTCCAGCGCATCCGCCAGCTGATGGATCAGATCATCTATGAGCAGGAGACCAAGCGCAAAGGCGAGCTTGAAGTGCTGCAGTCGCAGATCAACCCTCATTTTCTATATAATACGCTGAATTCGGTGATACGGCTGGCAGAGCGCGGCAAAACAGATGAGGTCGTCACGATGATTCAGTCGCTTTCAAAATTTTTCCGGATCAGTCTGAGCAAAGGCAAGAATATCATTACTATCCAGGAGGAGCTGGATCATATCCGCCATTACCTGGTGATTCAGAGCTTCCGTTTCAAAAATAAGTTCCGTTATGAGATCACGGCCCAGGATGAAGTATTGCAGTACCAGACGGTTAAGCTGATCCTGCAGCCTATTGTAGAGAATGCGCTCTACCATGGGATCGAAATGATGCCGGATGAAGGACTGATCTCCATCAGCGCAGAGCTTAAGGATGGACTCATCATTATCACGGTCAGTGACAACGGCCTCGGGATGTCCAAAGAAACGATGAACGTCATTCTGAGCGGAGGCGTCAAAAGCGGAAGCGGCTCAGGCGTAGGCGTACGGAATGTTCATGAGCGGATCGGCTTATATTATGGACGTGAATATGGACTAACCTTTCAAAGTGAAATTGAAGAAGGTACAATCGTCACCATTGTGTTCCCGGCCCGGCTGGCCGGAGAAGGCATGGAAGAGCAGAAGGAGGAGACCAACCGGTGA
- a CDS encoding response regulator transcription factor, protein MYKLILAEDEEDVREGIIAQIDWEKYGFEVVEQAENGREAADAIDRLLPDVVVTDIQMPFMNGLQLAEWIRSRHPNTKIIILTGYDEFEYAQKAIKLQIDEYILKPFSSQELIDVLMKVRAAIETEIAEKENVFVLSEHYRKSLPVLREQFLSSLVSRRLRSAEIAEKSAEYGINLSGELFQSSVISIDYIRPDRSSGVPEAGPVSLRDTGDRNLQLFAVLNIAEEICQKHSFGKVFIHRDDVVLLSVSQGTDESDITGRTFAILEEIRQNVQRFLKLTVTAGAGTVCRMPSLLFNSFGDALQALDYRLILGNNRVIWIEDVESRSSQMLAYDELTQQSLIRTIKLGTVQELREVVDELFGGLDTAQVSTQDYQIFLLEIITSILRVAKEAGSETNDFIGSGISSLTELNKFNNMGEAKQWIITVCSRLMDTIASERQSSYKQLIDQAKDYIRAHYEESDISIGRVCQHLHISTGYFSSIFKKEMKMTFVSYLLQIRLEAAKEMLRSTELKAFEIAERIGFADPNYFSFCFRKKYGQSPKEYKNSSRGG, encoded by the coding sequence ATGTATAAATTAATTCTCGCCGAAGACGAGGAAGATGTAAGAGAAGGCATTATCGCACAGATCGACTGGGAGAAATACGGATTCGAAGTGGTAGAGCAGGCGGAGAACGGCCGTGAAGCAGCCGATGCGATAGACCGTCTGCTGCCGGATGTGGTAGTTACCGATATCCAGATGCCTTTCATGAACGGACTTCAGCTGGCGGAATGGATCCGCAGCCGTCACCCTAATACGAAGATAATCATTCTGACCGGCTATGATGAATTCGAATATGCCCAGAAGGCGATTAAGCTGCAGATTGATGAATATATTCTTAAGCCCTTCTCTTCCCAGGAGCTGATTGATGTCCTGATGAAGGTTAGAGCGGCGATTGAGACCGAGATTGCCGAGAAGGAAAATGTATTCGTGCTCAGTGAGCATTACCGCAAGAGCCTGCCGGTGCTGCGTGAACAGTTCCTGTCCTCCCTGGTGTCGCGCCGTTTGCGTTCCGCGGAAATTGCCGAGAAAAGTGCGGAATATGGCATTAATCTGAGCGGGGAGTTATTCCAATCCTCTGTAATCAGTATTGATTATATCCGTCCGGACAGAAGCTCCGGCGTTCCTGAGGCGGGGCCGGTATCCTTGCGGGACACCGGTGACCGTAATCTGCAGCTCTTTGCCGTGCTGAACATTGCCGAGGAGATCTGCCAGAAGCACAGCTTCGGCAAGGTGTTCATCCACCGTGATGATGTTGTGCTGCTCTCGGTCAGCCAGGGAACCGATGAGAGCGATATCACTGGCAGAACCTTCGCTATTCTTGAAGAAATCCGCCAGAATGTACAGCGTTTCCTGAAATTGACGGTAACAGCAGGTGCCGGTACAGTATGCCGGATGCCGTCCCTGCTGTTCAATTCCTTCGGGGATGCGCTGCAGGCACTGGATTACCGGCTGATTCTCGGCAACAACCGGGTGATCTGGATCGAGGATGTGGAATCGAGATCCAGCCAGATGCTGGCCTATGATGAGCTAACCCAGCAGTCGCTGATCCGCACGATCAAGCTGGGCACAGTCCAGGAACTGCGCGAAGTGGTCGATGAGCTGTTCGGGGGACTGGATACGGCGCAGGTCTCGACACAGGACTATCAGATTTTCCTGCTGGAGATCATTACGTCCATTCTGCGTGTAGCCAAGGAAGCGGGCAGTGAAACGAATGACTTTATCGGCTCCGGCATTTCATCGCTGACTGAGCTCAATAAGTTCAACAATATGGGTGAAGCCAAGCAGTGGATTATCACGGTGTGCAGCCGGCTGATGGATACCATTGCTTCCGAGCGGCAGTCGAGCTATAAGCAGCTGATTGACCAGGCCAAGGATTATATCCGGGCCCATTATGAGGAATCTGACATTTCCATCGGCAGGGTATGCCAGCATCTGCATATCAGCACCGGCTATTTCAGCAGTATTTTCAAGAAAGAAATGAAGATGACCTTTGTCAGCTATCTGCTGCAGATCCGGCTGGAGGCGGCGAAGGAAATGCTGCGCTCGACCGAGCTGAAGGCATTTGAAATTGCCGAGCGGATTGGTTTTGCCGATCCGAACTATTTCAGCTTCTGCTTCCGCAAGAAATACGGACAATCTCCCAAAGAGTATAAGAACAGCTCGCGGGGAGGATAA
- a CDS encoding GNAT family N-acetyltransferase, translating into MNSSTQEQVLQIRKCGMNDLERVTALLREFGYPTTLSVMKERMEGMEHDPLHCTMVAELNNEVVGMIGLRQVKSYYKHADCITEITALIVSEELRGQGLGKRLVSAAEEWARHQGCCQLFLRSGNRVERAPAHAFYRHIGFEKTAGYRFNKALL; encoded by the coding sequence ATGAACAGTAGTACTCAGGAGCAGGTACTGCAAATTCGCAAATGTGGCATGAATGATCTGGAGAGAGTTACAGCCCTTCTGCGGGAATTCGGCTATCCGACAACGCTTAGCGTGATGAAAGAGAGAATGGAAGGCATGGAGCATGATCCGCTCCACTGCACAATGGTCGCAGAACTCAATAACGAAGTTGTGGGAATGATCGGACTCCGGCAGGTGAAGTCCTATTACAAACATGCAGATTGTATTACGGAAATTACCGCGCTGATCGTATCAGAGGAACTTAGAGGACAAGGCCTTGGCAAAAGACTCGTATCCGCAGCGGAAGAATGGGCACGCCATCAAGGCTGCTGCCAGCTGTTCCTGCGAAGCGGCAACCGCGTCGAACGTGCACCGGCGCATGCCTTTTACCGCCATATCGGATTCGAAAAGACAGCAGGCTACCGCTTCAACAAAGCATTGCTATAA